The DNA region TTCACCTGGTTGATCCGGATGGTGGAGCCGAGGTCGACGCGTATCCAGGCGTCGTCGGCGAAGTTGCTCGACCATCGGGTGGCCGCGTTGCCGTCGGTGGCGGCGCCGGGTGCCACACCCGCGTTCTCGCTGCCGGAGGCGGTGACGGCCGCGGGGTTCGCGGAGTAGGCGGACGCCGCCCGGTCCGTGTCCCAGGCCGCGGCGGCGGCCGTGACCGCGGGGTCGGGAGCGGGGGCTGCGAAGGCCATGGGGGTGGCGAGCGCGACCAGTGCGGCGGCGGTGGCGAACAACGTCGTACGTGAGGGCATGTGGGGGTGCTCCTATACGGGTCGGTCGGTGCGGGCGTTCCGGGTGAGGTGGATCGTGTCGCGGTACCACTTGGCGCTGTCCTTGAGCGTCCGCACCTGTGTGTCGTAGTCGACGCGGACGATGCCGAACCGCTTGTCGTAGCCGTAGGCCCACTCGAAGTTGTCCATCAGTGACCAGGCGAAGTAGCCCCGGACGTCCGCGCCCTGACGACGGGCCTCGGACACGGCTGCGATGTGGTCGGCGAGGTAGGCGGTGCGGTCGGTGTCGGGCACGGAGCCGTCCGCGGCGACGGTGTCGTCGAAGGCGGCCCCGTTCTCCGTGATGACGGTCGGCAGCGCGTAGTCGCGCTGGAGCCGCAGCAGGAGATCGGTGAGCTCGGTCGGGGTGATCTCCCAGTCCATGGCGGTGCGGGGCAGGTCGCGCTCCACCCCGCGGACGACGGGCAGGCCGTCGGCACCGGTCGGTGATCCGTCCTCGGTGACTCCGGAGAACAGGGCGCCCCGGTAGAAGTTGACGCCGAGGACGTCGAGGGGGGTCGCGATGGCGGCGAGATCGCCTTCCTGGACGGGCAGTTCGATGCCCTGGGCCGCGAGGTCCTCGACGATGTCCTGCGGGTAGCGCCCGTGGACGATCGGGTCGAGGTAGAGGCGGGTGCCCATGCCGTCGGCCCGGCGGCAGGCCTCCCGGTCGGCCTCGCTGCCGGTCTCCGGGGTGGCCGTGCCGAGGTTGAGCGTGATGCCGAGTTCCAGCGGGTCGCGGCCGGCCGCCTCGCGCATCTGCCGGGCGGCGAGGCCGTGGCCCAGCAGCAGGTGGTGGACGGCCCCCATGGCGTCGCCCATGTCGGTGCGGCCGGGGGCGTGGGCCCCGTAGGCGTAGCCGAGCATCGCCGAGCACCACGGCTCGTTCAGCGTCGTCCAGTGCTCGACCCGGTCGCCGAGGGCCTCGTACGCGAGCATGGCGTACTCGGCGAACCGCAGGGCGGTGTCGCGGGCCGGCCAGCCACCCGCGTCCTCCAGCTCCTGCGGCAGGTCCCAGTGGTAGAGGGTGATCCAGGGGGTGACGTCCCTTCCCTGGAGCTCGTCGACCAGCCGCTTGTAGAAGTCGAGGCCCTTGGCGTTGGCCGGGCCCCGGCCGCCCGGCTGAATGCGCGGCCAGGCCAGCGAGAAGCGGTAGGTGTCGACGCCGAGGCCCGCGATCAGCTCCACGTCCTCGGGCATCCGGTGGTAGTGGTCGCAGGCCACGTCACCGTGCTCCGCGTTGTGCACGGCGCCCGGCACCCGGCAGTAGGTGTCCCAGATCGACGGGGTGCGGCCGTCCTCCGAGGCCGCACCCTCGATCTGGTACGAGGAGGTGGCCACGCCCCAGCGGAAGTCGGCAGGGAGTCCCTGGACGGCGGCGGGTTGCAGGCTGCTGCGGGGCGTGATGAGGTTCATGGCTCTCCGTAACTGCGGGTGTCCTGTGGGGGGACGTGGGGCGGGGACGGTCAGTGGTGCAGCCAGCAGGCGACCTCGCGGCCCTGGCCGGCGTCCGGCGCGGCGAGCACCGGGACCCGCTCGGAGCACGGCTCGAAGGCCTTGCCGCAGCGGGGGTGGAAGGCGCAGCCGGTGGGCATCGCCGAGAGGTGCGGGGGTGATCCCGGGATGCCGGTGAGCTCCCGGCGGGGGCCGTGCAGGGCGGGGAAGGAGTGCAGCAGCCCCTCGCTGTAGGGGTGGCGGGGGTCGCGGTAGATCTCGGCGGCGCCCGCCTGCTCGACGATCCGTCCTCCGTACATGATCGCGATGCGGTCGGAGAACTCGATCAGCAGCGAGATGTCGTGGGTGATGAACACGACGGAGAAGGAGAGGCGCTCCCTCAGCTCCACCAGTTTGCGCAGGATCTGCCGCTGCATCACGACGTCGAGCGCTGTGGTGGGCTCGTCCATGATGACGATCTCGGGTTCCAGGGCGAGTGCCATCGCGATCATCACGCGCTGGCGCATGCCGCCGGAGAGCTGGTGCGGATAGGCGGCGAGACGGTCGGCGGAGATGCCGACGAGGTTCAGCAGCTCCTCGGCCCGCGCGGTCCGCTCGGCGGCCCGCATGCCGGGGCGGTGCGCCGCGAGTACGTCGGTGAGCTGGCTGTGGACGGTGTGCACCGGGTTGAGCGAGTTCATCGCCCCCTGGAACACGATCGACAGCTCCTGCCAGCGGAAGGCGCGCAGCTCCTGCGGTGTCATCCCGAGGATGTCGACGGTCTCGCCTCCCGGCCGGTGGTAGTGGACGTCGCCGCCGGTGATCACCCCGGGCGGCGAGAGCAGCCGGGTGACGGCGTAGGCGAGGGTGGACTTGCCGGACCCCGACTCGCCCGCCAGGCCGAGGACTTCGCCCCGGTGCAGGGTCAGGTCGATGTCGCGCAGCGCCCGGACGCCGCTCGTGCCGGTGCCGTAGTCGACGTTGAGGCCGCTGATGGTGAGGATCGGCTCGGCGGTCATGCGCTGTGCTCCTTGCTGGGCTTGCCGGGCGACTCGGGGGTGCCGGACGGTGCGGGCGCGCCGTCGGGCGGGGCCGCGGCGGTGCGGGCCACCGGGGTGAAGGCGGGCGGCACGGGCTCTTCGGGGGCGGCGGTACGGGCCACGGGGGTGAAGCCCACCCTCATCCGGACCTTCCGGGAGGCGCCCGTCGCGGTGCGCAGGCGCGGGTTGACGAACTCGTCGATGCCGAAGTTGATGAGCGAGAGGGCGGTGCCCAGGAGGGCGATGCACAGGCCGGCCGGGACGAACCACCACCAGGCGCCCTGGGCCAGGGCCTGGTTGGACTGGGCCCAGAACAGCACGGTCCCCCAGTTCCAGTGGGAGATGTCGGCGACGCCGATGAAGGCGAGGGTGATCTCCGAGAGGATCGCGAAGATGACGGTGCCGACGAAGCCGGACGCGATGACGGCGGTGAGGTTCGGCATGACCTCGAACAGGATGATCCGCCAGGTGGACTCGCCGGTGGCACGGGCGGCCTCCACGTAGTCGCGGCGCCTGAGCGACAGGGTCTGGGCGCGCAGGACCCGTGCCCCCCAGGCCCAGGAGGTGAGGGCGATGACGGCGGCGATCAGCAGGTCCCCGGTGTCCTCGACGAAGCTCGCGATGATGATGATCAGCGGCAGGCCCGGGATGACGAGGAAGATGTTGGAGAGCATCGAGAGGATCTCGTCGGCGGCTCCGCCGAGGAATCCCGCACTGACCCCGATGAGTACGGACAGTACGGTCGCCAGGATGCCGGCGAGGAATCCGACGAGCAGCACCCCACGGGTGCCGACCAGGATCTGCGAGAGGACGTCCTGCCCGGTCTGCGTCGTACCGAACCAGTGGCCGCTGGACGGCGGTTGCAGCAACTGGTCGCTCATCGCGTCCGGGTCGTACGGGGCGAGCCAGGGACCCGCCACGGCGAGGATCACGAAGAACACGAGGATCAGCAGCCCGGCGCGGGTCTTCCCGCCGCGCAGGAAGCGCAACCTGGCCCGGGACGCGGCGGGGGCGTCGTCCGGGACGACGACGTCGGTGGTGGTGACGGCCATGATCAGGGCCTCTCTTCCGGAACGGGCCGGAACAGGGAGCGTGGTCTGCTGCGTGCAGCCGCGAGGCGGAGGAGGGAGGCGACGCGGAGCGTGTGGACCGACGACGACGCCGCTGGGGGTCGCCCCTGGCCCACGGGGCCTCGGGCGAGTGCGTGCCAGGCCGTGCGACCGTGGCCTGTCCCGGAAAAGGGGCCCACTACGCCTCCTTGCGGGTGCGCGGGTCGAGGAGGGCGTAGGCCATGTCGGCCAGCAGGTTCGCGGCGAGCACGGAGAGCGTGATGATCAGGAAGACCCCCTGCATCAGCGGGTAGTCCTTGGCCCCGACGGCCTGGAAGAGCTGGTAGCCGATGCCCGGGTAGGAGAAGACCATCTCGACCAGCAGGGTGCCGCCGACGATGAAGCCCAGCGAGAGGGCGAAGCCCGAGATGTTGGGCAGGACGGCGTTGCGGGCGGCGTAGGAGAACATCACGCGCCGCTCGGACAGCCCCTTGGCCTGCGCCACCATGACGTAGTCCTCGGAGGAGACCGTCACCATCATGTTCCGCATGCCGAGGATCCAGCCGGCGACGGCGCTCAGCACGATCGTCACGCCGGGGAGCACCCCGTGGTAGAGCGCGCTGGAGATGAACGGCCAGTCGAAGGCCGGGACCAGGGAGTTGTCGTATCCTCCGGCGGCCGGGAAGATCTGCCACTTCACCGCGAACAGCGCGATGGCGATGAGGCCCAGCCAGAAGTACGGGATGGCCGAGATGAAGGTGGTCACGGGCAGCAGCCCGTCCAGCCAGGAGCCGCGCCGCCAGCCGCTGTAGACGCCGATGCCGGTGCCGAGCAGGAAGCTGATCAGTGTGGTGATGCCGACCAGCGCGAGCGTCCAGGGCAGCGACTGGGAGATGACCTCGCCGACCGGGGTCGGGAAGAAGGTGAAGGAGAGCCCGAGGTCGCCGTCGAGCAGGTGGGACCAGTAGTCGGTGTACTGCGACCAGATGGACTGGTTCTCGTCGAGCCCGAACAGCGCCTTCAGCGAGGCGATGGCGCTGGTGTCGAGCTGCCCCTGGTAGCGGCTCATCAGAGCCTCGACGGGGTCGCCCGGCATCAGGCGCGGGATCAGGAAGTTGATGGTGACGGCGGCCCACGCGGTGATCGCGTAGAAGGCGAGCCGCTGGAGGATGTACTTCACTTCGCTGCTCCCTCGGCGGTGGTGCCGTCGTACAGCCAGCAGGCGGCCCACTGGCCGTCCGCCAGGTCGAATCGCGGCGGCAGTTCGGTGCGGCAGCGCTCCATGGCCTTCGGGCAGCGGGGGTGGAAGCGGCAGCCGGCCGGCGGGGCGATCAGCGAGGGGGGCTCGCCGCTTCCGGTCTCCTCCTGGGCCTCCTCGTCGGCCACCCGGTCGGGGTCCGGCGCGGAGGCGATCAGCAGCTGCGTGTAGGGGTGCGCGGGGCGCTGGGTGACGGTCTCGCTGTCCCCGCCCTCGACGATCCGGCCCGCGTACATCACCAGGGTCGTGTCCGCGAAGTAGCGGGCTGAGGCGATGTCGTGGGTGATGTAGAGGATCGCCAGGTGCAGACGCTCCTTGAGGTCGCGCAGCAGGTTGAGGACGCCGAGCCGGATCGACACGTCCAGCATCGAGACCGGCTCGTCGGCCAGCAGGACCCGGGGGTCGGCGCCGAGCGCGCGCGCTATCGCGACGCGCTGGCGCTGCCCTCCCGACAGCTCGTGCGGGAACTTGTCCAGGAACTGACGGGGAGGAGTCAGCTGGACGCGCTCCAGCAGGGCCGCCAGGTTCATCTCCAGCTCCGTGTCCCCGCTCCCCGCCCGGCCGTGGATCCTCAGGGCCCGGGTCAGGTGGTAGCGCACGGTGTGCACCGGGTTGAGCGAGGCGAACGGGTCCTGGAAGATCAGCTGGACCTGCTTGACGTAGGTACGGAAGGACCGGCCACGCCCGGCTTTCACCGCCGTGCCGCCCAGCTCGATCTCGCCCGCGGTGAGCGGGTGGAGCTGGGCCAGCAGCCGTGCGACGGTGGACTTGCCCGAGCCGGACTCCCCCACCAGAGCCGTGACGGTGCCGCGCCGGAGCTGCAGCGAGACGTCGTCGACGGCGTGGACGGTGCGATGCCTGCGGGCGAGGAAGTCGCCGGCGGTGCGCCGTACGGGGAAGTGCTTGGTGACTCCGCGTGCTTCGAGGACCACATCGGTCCCGGTGCGCACGTCTGCGGACTGTTCGGTGGTCATGGCCGGTTCTTCCCCGTACTTACTTGGCGGGCTTGAGGTTCAGCACGACTTCCAGCGCGTCGGGCTGGGTGTGCTGCGGCGCGGCGTACGGGTCGGCCTCGGTCGGCCAGCCCACCCAGTTCTTCGTGGAGTACTCGGCGCCGATGGGGGCCGCGGCCGTCGGGATGACCGGGGCCTGCTCGACCATGATCTTCTGCAGGGCGTTCATGGCCTCGGTGCGTGTGGCGTCGTCCGTGGCGTTGGCGTACTGCTTGAGCAGGGAGGTGGCCTCCGGGCTCTTGAAGCGCCCGAAGTTGCCGAGCTGGGCGGTCTTGCCGACGGGCTGGAGGATCGCCCCGTCCATGATGTTCTGGTACATGTCGTACGGGGTGGCGCCGCTGTTGGTCCAGTGCAGGGTGGCGTCGAAGTTGCCGGTGGCGACGTCGGTGCCCCAGGCCTCCGCGGTCTGCGTCTTGACCTTGGCCTCGATACCCAGCTGCTTGATGTTGTCCTTGATGATGGACAGCCCGGTGATGTAGTCGTTCCAGCCGGCCGGGTCGGTGAAGGTCAGCTCCACCGGCTTGCCGCTCGGGTCCTTCAGGACGCCGCCGCCGAGCTTGAAACCCGCCTCGTCGAGGAGCTTCTTGGCTCCGGCCACATCGGGCTTCGTGGTGGTGTTCTTGTACTCCGGCGCGATGAACGGCTCACCGGCGGGCAGCGGGATGCCGGTCGGGTTGGTGATCTCCGGGTAGAGGGTCGCCTCGGCCTGGACGTGGATGGCCCTGCGGTCGACGACCATGGCCATCGCCTTGCGCAGCGCCGGGTTGTCGAACGGCTTGCGGGCGGTGTTGAACCACAGGCCGTGGATGCCGAGGCCGGAGGGGAACCAGAGCTTGTGGTTCTCGGGATCCTTGGCGACGTACAGCTGCTTGTAGTTCGGCATGAAGACGAACGACCACTCGACCTTGCCGTTCGCCAGGGCCGTGGTCGCCGCGCTGTTGTCGTTGTACGCCGTGTAGCGCAGCTCCTTGACCTTGGTCTCGCCCTTCCAGTAGGTGGGCGTGGCGGTCAGGGTGGTGGTCTGCGGGGTGAACGTCTTCAGCTTGTACGGGCCGGAGCCGACCGGCGTGCGGTTGGGCCAGGTCTCCGGGTTCTCGACCTTCTCCCAGATGTGCTTGGGCACGACGTAGGTCGAGATGATCTTGTTCTGGTTGACGAACTGGGATTCCTTGAAGGTCAGGACGACCTTGTTCCCCTCGACGGTGACGCCGTCGTACGGGATGCCGTTGCCGTTGAGCGCCGGGTGCTTCTTCAGCAGCTCGAAGGTGAAGGCGGCGTCGGCGGCGGTCAGCGGCTTGCCGTCGGCCCACTTGGCCCGCTCGTCGAGCGTGAAGGTGACCTTGGTGAAGTTGGACTCCCAGGTCCAGTCGGTGGCGAGCCAGGGGTCGGCCTTGTCGGTGGGGCGGATCTGGTTCGTCATCGCCAGCGGCTCGTAGATCATGTAGCGGTAGCCGAGGGTGGCGCTCGCCGAGGTCGCGAGGAACGGGTTGCTGTTGTTCGTCTGCGGCCCGTCCGGCTTGCCGAGGGTCAGGACACCGGACGCACCGGCTCCGCCCCCCTTGTTGGCACCCGAGTTGGCGGACGAGCAGCCGGCGGCGAGCGCGACCACGGCGGTGGCGGCTGAGAGCGCTCTCAGGGTGTGGCGACGGCGTACGGACATGGCGACTCCAGAAGGACTGCGGGTCTGGGAGATCCGGGAGGTGGGCAGCGCTCGACGCGCCGGATACGGGCAGTGCGGGGTGGGGCGGGTCGCGCCACGGGCGGTGCGGCGCGGGCGGTACCGGCGGTGCGGGTCGGGGGCTGAGGGCGGGCGCGGGCCGTGGAGCAGGCCCTGTCCGTTACGGCGCCGAGTGGCGCACGACCAGTTCGGTGGGCAGCACGACCGGTCCGTCCGGTACGGCGGTGCCGCCGAGGTGGGAGAGCAGCAGCCGCGCCGCGGCCTCGCCCATGCGGCGCGTGGGCTGGCGCACGGTGGTCAGCGGCGGTTCGGTGTGCTCGGCCATCGGGATGTCGTCGAAGCCGACCACCGCGATGTCGTCGGGGACCCGGCGGCCGGCGGCCCGCAGGGCCCTGAGCACCCCCGCAGCGGTGATGTCGTTGTGGGCGAAGACCGAGTCGAACTGCGCACCTTCGGCGAGGAGTTCCTCCACGGCGAGGCGGCCGGAGCGTTCGGTGAAGTCCCCGCGCACGATGAGGTCGGTGGGCAGGACCGCACGGAATCCGGCGAGTCGGTCGCGCACGCAGCCGAAGTGCTCGGGCCCCGTGACGACGAGGGGTCTGGTGCGTCCGCCGGCCCGCAGATGACGGGCGGCCGACGCGCCCCCCTCGTGGTTGGTGGTCACGACGGAGGGGAATTCCGGGTGGTGGCCGCGATCGTCGATGAGCACGATCGGCAGCCCGGACCGGTGCAGTTCGGTGAGGTGGTCAAGGGTGTTCTCGGGTTCGACGACGACGAGTCCGTCGAAGGCGCGCGCCGACACCTGGCTGGTGAAGCGCTCCACGGACTCCGCGCCCCGGTTGCAGGTGAAGAGCAGCAGTCCGTAGTCGGCGGCCTCGACGGTGTCGACGACGCCCTGCAGCAACTCGCCCATCCACGGCCAGGTGAGCGAGGGCACCAGCATCCCGACCGTGCGGCTGCTGCCGCGGGCCAGCCCGACGGCGCCCGAACTGGGCACATAGCCGAGGTGTGCGATCACTTCACGAACACGGGCAGCCGTGGAACCGTCCACTTCCCCCTTGAGGTTGACGACCCGTGACACGGTCGTCTTGCTGACGCCGGCCTCGCGGGCGACATCAGCGATGGTGACACGCAACGGGGCCTCCAAGGACAAGGCGGGACAGGGCGGAGCAATCCGGCGGCCACGGCTTCGGTACCGGTTCCGCAACCGGTACCGGAACCGGTACCGGCGTTGCGGCTGGAGTTAACCCCGCCGGAACAGAGGCGTCAATACTTCACGCCGAGATTGGTCCGTACCCATCGGCGGAGCAGGTCCGGGGTGCCGTGTGTTCACTCCTTGAACGCAAGAGCCTCTTGACGCGAGCACGTAAGAGCAGTTCACTCACGGCTCGTTCGACGGCACCACCCCCACACCTCTGCCGAGAAGGGCAGCAGCCATGATCCGAACAAGCAGAGCGATGAGAGTCCTCGTCGCGACGGCGCTCGCGACCGCGGGCCTCGCCGGGTTCGCCTCCGGTACGGCGCAGGCCACGGGTGAGAGCGTGAACATCGCGCTGACCACCACGGACGACTCCGGCGGGCGCCATGTCACCCGCGGCCTCCAGGCGCAGACCCCGATCTCCTTCGGTGCGGGCAACGGCAACCAGGGCACGGCCGTCACCGTCGACGAGAACACCCGCTACCAGACCTTCACCGGCGGCGGCGCCTCGTTCACGGACACGGCGGCCTGGCTGATGAAGGGCAGCGGAGCCCTCAGCCAGGCGACCCGCGACGCCACCATGAAGAAGCTCTTCTCCCCCACGGAGGGCATCGGGCTCTCGTTCGTACGCAATCCCATGGGCGGATCCGACCTGGCACGGTTCGGCTACACCTACGACGACATGCCCGCCGGGCAGACGGACCCCACCCTCGCCAACTTCTCGATCGCACACGATCTGCAGGACGTCCTGCCGCTCACCGCGCAGGCGAAGCAGCTCAACCCGGCCCTGACGACCGTCGCCTCACCGTGGACGGCGCCGGCGTGGATGAAGGACAGCGGGCAGCTCGACGGCGGCTGGCTCAAGGCCGAGAACTACGGGGCGTACGCCAACTACTTCGTGAAGTACCTCCAGGCGTGGAAGGCCCAGGGCGTCCCCGTCGACTACGTCACCGCGCAGAACGAGCCCACCTGCTGCTCCGGCTATCCGTCGATGAGCTGGAACGGCTCGGGGCTCGCCTACTTCACCAAGGACGAACTGCTGCCGAAGCTCCGGTCCGCCGGCCTGGCGACCAAGGTCCTGGCACACGACTGGAACTGGGACAGCTACGACGCGTACGCCGCCCCCACGGTCGACGACGCGGCGGTGCGCAGCCACCCCAACTTCGGCGGGATCGCCTGGCACGGCTACGGCGGCGATGTCGCGAAGCAGACGGCGGTGCACGACCGGTACCCCCAGCTGGACGCCTTCCAGACCGAGCACTCGGGCGGCACCTGGATCGCCGACCAGCAGCGCGAGGACATGCTCAACATCATCGACTACACCCGCAACTGGGCGAAGTCGGTGACCAAGTGGTCCCTCGCCGTGGACCAGAACCGGGGCCCCCACAACGGCGGCTGCGGCACCTGCGACGGGCTGGTCACCGTGCACAACGGAGACAGCAGGCACGGCCAGGTCGACTACACGGTCGAGTACTACACGATGGGCCACCTGACGAAGTTCGTCCGGCCCGGCGCCTCCCGGATCGCCTCCACCGCCAGCTCCACCGTGCCCAACGTCGCCTGGCGCAACACCGACGGCTCCAAGGCCCTGATCGCCTACAACGGCTCCGCCTCCGCACAGCAGGTGACGGTCAACTGGGGCGGCAGCACGTTCACCTACTCGCTGCCGGGCCGCACCTCGGCGACCTTCACCTGGTCGGGCACCCAGTCCGGTTCCTCGGGCGCCGGCGGTGCCCTGACCGGTCTCGGGGGCAAGTGCCTGGACGCCACCGGCAACACCGGCGCGGACGGCACGCCCGTACAGCTGTGGGACTGCACCGGTGCGGCCAACCAGCGCTGGACGGTCGCGGGTGACGGCTCCGTCAAGGTGCTCGGCGCCTGCCTGGACGTGACGGCGGGCTCCACGGCCGACGGAGCAAAGGTCCAGCTGTACACCTGCAACGGGTCCGGCGCACAGCGCTGGAGATACGACCCCGCCACCGGGGACGTGGTCAACACGGCGGCGAACAAGTGCCTCGACGTGGTGGACCGCTCCTCGGCCAACGGGGCCCGTACGCAGATCTGGAGCTGCACCGGAGCCGCCAACCAAAAGTGGCACCTCGGCTGACACGCGAGCCTCGCGGCCGGTGCCCCGGCCGCGAGGTGGCGCCCGGCCCGGAGCCGTGACGGGTTCCGGGCTCTCCCGGGGGCCCGCCACGACCCGGACGCGGCCGTCCCCTAGTCGGTGGGCTCCACGCCGGCCCGCAGCAGGCCGTAGGTGTAGGCGTCCTCCAGGGCCTGCCAGGACGCGGCGATCACGTTCTCGGCCACGCCCACCGTCGCCCAGTCACCGGATCCGTCACCCGTGGTGATCAGTACGCGGGTGGTGGACTCGGTGCCGGTGCGGCCCTCCAGGATGCGGACCTTGTAGTCGACGAGCTCCAGCTTGGCCAGCTGCGGGTAGATCCGCTCCAGGCCGACGCGCAGCGCCCGGTCCAGGGCGTTGACCGGGCCGTTTCCCTCGGCGGTCGCGACGATCCGCTCCCCCTTGGCCCAGAGCTTCACCGTCGCCTCGTTGGCGTGGGTGCCGTCCGGGCGGTCCTCGACGATGGCCCGCCAGGACTCGACGCGGAAGTAGCGGCGGGGCCTGCCCTCGACCTCCGCGCGCAGCAGCAGCTCGAAGGAGGCGTCGGCCGCCTCGTAGGTGTACCCCTTGAGCTCGCGTTCCTTGACCCGCTCGACGACGCGGCCGACGAGCGCCCGGTCGCCGCCCAGGTCGATCCCGAGCTCCTTGCCCTTGAGCTCGATCGAGGCGCGGCCCGCCATGTCGGACACGAGCATCCGCATGGTGTTGCCGACCAGCTCCGGGGCGATGTGCTGGTACAGGTCGGGGTCGACCTTGATCGCGGAGGCGTGCAGTCCGGCCTTGTGGGCGAAGGCGGACACTCCCACGTACGGCTGGTGCGTGGAGGGCGTGAGGTTGACGACCTCGGCGATGGCGTGCGAGATCCGGGTCATGTCGGCGAGCGCGCCCTCGGGCAGGACGGTCATGCCGTACTTGAGTTCCAGGGCCGCGACGACGGGGAAGAGGTTGGCGTTGCCGACCCGCTCGCCGTACCCGTTGGCGGTGCACTGCACATGGGTGGCGCCCGCGTCGACGGCGGCCAGGGTGTTGGCGACGGCGCAGCCGGTGTCGTCCTGGGCGTGGATGCCGAGCCGGGCGCCGGTGTCGGCCAGGACGGTGGCGACGACGGCCTGCACCTGCGCGGGGAGCATGCCGCCGTTGGTGTCGCACAGGATGACCACGTCGGCGCCGGCCTCGGAGGCGGCGCGGACGACCGACTTGGCGTACTCCGGGTCGGCGCGGTAGCCGTCGAAGAAGTGCTCGCAGTCGACGAAGACCCTGCGCCCCTGTTCCCGGAGGTGGGCGACGGTGTCGCGGACCATCTCCAGGTTCTCCTCGAGGGTGGTGCGCAGGGCCAGTTCCACGTGCCGGTCGTGGGACTTGGCGACCAGGGTGATCACGGGGGCGCCCGATGCCAGGAGCGCCTGGACCTGGGGGTCCTCGGCGGCCTTGCCGCCGGCCCTGCGCGTGGCGCCGAAGGCCACGAGCTGGGCGTGCCGGAAGGTGATCTCCTGCTGGGCACGGGCGAAGAACTCGGTGTCGCGGGGGTTGGCGCCGGGCCAGCCGCCCTCGATGAAACCCACGCCGAAGTCGTCCAGGTGCCGGGCGATGGTCAGCTTGTCCGCGACCGTCAGGTTGATGCCTTCACGCTGCGCCCCGTCGCGCAGGGTGGTGTCGAAGACATGGAAACTGTCGTCGGAGGCCGTGGCCTTGGTGGTCATGCTGATCTGACTCCTGTCGGGTGAGCGGATCCGGACGAATCGGCTCCACTTGCCCCCATCATCTCGCGTGCCTCGCCCCGGCCGTGGTGAGGGCCGGAAAACGAAAAAACCCCTCGCGGGTGCGAGAGGTCTGCGCGCGGGTCTGGGGCATGATGTCCGCTCCGTACGTGGTGGTACGGGACGGTCACTGCGGACCGGCGCGCCTGCTGCCGATAATCATGGCGGACGAGGACACGCACGCAGTCTTGCACAGCCCGGCCGCCGTGGACCCC from Streptomyces sp. B1I3 includes:
- a CDS encoding ABC transporter substrate-binding protein, producing the protein MSVRRRHTLRALSAATAVVALAAGCSSANSGANKGGGAGASGVLTLGKPDGPQTNNSNPFLATSASATLGYRYMIYEPLAMTNQIRPTDKADPWLATDWTWESNFTKVTFTLDERAKWADGKPLTAADAAFTFELLKKHPALNGNGIPYDGVTVEGNKVVLTFKESQFVNQNKIISTYVVPKHIWEKVENPETWPNRTPVGSGPYKLKTFTPQTTTLTATPTYWKGETKVKELRYTAYNDNSAATTALANGKVEWSFVFMPNYKQLYVAKDPENHKLWFPSGLGIHGLWFNTARKPFDNPALRKAMAMVVDRRAIHVQAEATLYPEITNPTGIPLPAGEPFIAPEYKNTTTKPDVAGAKKLLDEAGFKLGGGVLKDPSGKPVELTFTDPAGWNDYITGLSIIKDNIKQLGIEAKVKTQTAEAWGTDVATGNFDATLHWTNSGATPYDMYQNIMDGAILQPVGKTAQLGNFGRFKSPEATSLLKQYANATDDATRTEAMNALQKIMVEQAPVIPTAAAPIGAEYSTKNWVGWPTEADPYAAPQHTQPDALEVVLNLKPAK
- a CDS encoding ABC transporter permease; the protein is MAVTTTDVVVPDDAPAASRARLRFLRGGKTRAGLLILVFFVILAVAGPWLAPYDPDAMSDQLLQPPSSGHWFGTTQTGQDVLSQILVGTRGVLLVGFLAGILATVLSVLIGVSAGFLGGAADEILSMLSNIFLVIPGLPLIIIIASFVEDTGDLLIAAVIALTSWAWGARVLRAQTLSLRRRDYVEAARATGESTWRIILFEVMPNLTAVIASGFVGTVIFAILSEITLAFIGVADISHWNWGTVLFWAQSNQALAQGAWWWFVPAGLCIALLGTALSLINFGIDEFVNPRLRTATGASRKVRMRVGFTPVARTAAPEEPVPPAFTPVARTAAAPPDGAPAPSGTPESPGKPSKEHSA
- a CDS encoding ABC transporter permease; protein product: MKYILQRLAFYAITAWAAVTINFLIPRLMPGDPVEALMSRYQGQLDTSAIASLKALFGLDENQSIWSQYTDYWSHLLDGDLGLSFTFFPTPVGEVISQSLPWTLALVGITTLISFLLGTGIGVYSGWRRGSWLDGLLPVTTFISAIPYFWLGLIAIALFAVKWQIFPAAGGYDNSLVPAFDWPFISSALYHGVLPGVTIVLSAVAGWILGMRNMMVTVSSEDYVMVAQAKGLSERRVMFSYAARNAVLPNISGFALSLGFIVGGTLLVEMVFSYPGIGYQLFQAVGAKDYPLMQGVFLIITLSVLAANLLADMAYALLDPRTRKEA
- a CDS encoding GH1 family beta-glucosidase, with translation MNLITPRSSLQPAAVQGLPADFRWGVATSSYQIEGAASEDGRTPSIWDTYCRVPGAVHNAEHGDVACDHYHRMPEDVELIAGLGVDTYRFSLAWPRIQPGGRGPANAKGLDFYKRLVDELQGRDVTPWITLYHWDLPQELEDAGGWPARDTALRFAEYAMLAYEALGDRVEHWTTLNEPWCSAMLGYAYGAHAPGRTDMGDAMGAVHHLLLGHGLAARQMREAAGRDPLELGITLNLGTATPETGSEADREACRRADGMGTRLYLDPIVHGRYPQDIVEDLAAQGIELPVQEGDLAAIATPLDVLGVNFYRGALFSGVTEDGSPTGADGLPVVRGVERDLPRTAMDWEITPTELTDLLLRLQRDYALPTVITENGAAFDDTVAADGSVPDTDRTAYLADHIAAVSEARRQGADVRGYFAWSLMDNFEWAYGYDKRFGIVRVDYDTQVRTLKDSAKWYRDTIHLTRNARTDRPV
- a CDS encoding ABC transporter ATP-binding protein, whose amino-acid sequence is MTTEQSADVRTGTDVVLEARGVTKHFPVRRTAGDFLARRHRTVHAVDDVSLQLRRGTVTALVGESGSGKSTVARLLAQLHPLTAGEIELGGTAVKAGRGRSFRTYVKQVQLIFQDPFASLNPVHTVRYHLTRALRIHGRAGSGDTELEMNLAALLERVQLTPPRQFLDKFPHELSGGQRQRVAIARALGADPRVLLADEPVSMLDVSIRLGVLNLLRDLKERLHLAILYITHDIASARYFADTTLVMYAGRIVEGGDSETVTQRPAHPYTQLLIASAPDPDRVADEEAQEETGSGEPPSLIAPPAGCRFHPRCPKAMERCRTELPPRFDLADGQWAACWLYDGTTAEGAAK
- a CDS encoding ABC transporter ATP-binding protein, giving the protein MTAEPILTISGLNVDYGTGTSGVRALRDIDLTLHRGEVLGLAGESGSGKSTLAYAVTRLLSPPGVITGGDVHYHRPGGETVDILGMTPQELRAFRWQELSIVFQGAMNSLNPVHTVHSQLTDVLAAHRPGMRAAERTARAEELLNLVGISADRLAAYPHQLSGGMRQRVMIAMALALEPEIVIMDEPTTALDVVMQRQILRKLVELRERLSFSVVFITHDISLLIEFSDRIAIMYGGRIVEQAGAAEIYRDPRHPYSEGLLHSFPALHGPRRELTGIPGSPPHLSAMPTGCAFHPRCGKAFEPCSERVPVLAAPDAGQGREVACWLHH